The following are encoded in a window of Castanea sativa cultivar Marrone di Chiusa Pesio chromosome 9, ASM4071231v1 genomic DNA:
- the LOC142610494 gene encoding uncharacterized protein LOC142610494, producing MNLRKLHWDFHSRPILLQVVFPKLETLELSSLDSEEILLQNQHRASSSFKLTNIQTDSRFQNLCKLKLKGSGNLKYLLSSSTARFMVQLKYLDIEECKVMEEILLTEDLGEEEIISKVLFPRLEGLILKDLPVLKRFCVGSNIRFPSLKDMWLERCPKLKSFIFKPVSSGFTLSKELKEMNSGVISHTAMQPLFNEEVAFPSLETLTIFHMEKLKIIWHDQLAEYSFLKLQSLLVQYCENLVNIFQSNMLTKFQSLKRLYVYDCGSLQEVFELQRHNVRESHVVIAIPLKRLILQRLPKMKHVWNKDPQGIFSFQNLQKISVWECESLKSLFPASVARCLMQLEDLLIVNCGVEEIVSREDVAEPAARFVFPKVTVLVLSQLPKLKWFCRGVHTSKWPLLKELIVWM from the exons ATGAACTTGAGAAAGCTTCATTGGGACTTCCACAGCCGCCCAATACTCCTCCAG GTTGTGTTCCCCAAGTTGGAAACGTTGGAACTGTCCTCTCTAGACTCCGAAGAGATACTACTGCAGAACCAACATCGGGCAAGCTCCTCTTTCAAATTAACAAACATACAAACAGACTCAagatttcaaaatttgtgtaAGTTGAAGCTGAAAGGCTCTGGCAATTTAAAATACCTGTTGTCTTCCTCTACAGCGAGATTTATGGTTCAGCTCAAATATCTTGACATTGAGGAGTGTAAGGTAATGGAAGAGATACTACTCACAGAAGACTtaggagaagaagaaataatttCAAAGGTGTTGTTCCCTCGACTGGAAGGCCTAATTCTAAAAGATCTTCCAGTCCTCAAAAGATTCTGCGTAGGAAGCAATATCAGATTTCCATCCTTGAAGGATATGTGGCTAGAACGATGCCCAAAATTGAAGTCATTCATATTCAAACCTGTCAGTTCAGGCTTTACATTGAGCAAAGAACTTAAGGAAATGAATTCAGGGGTGATCTCTCATACTGCCATGCAACCTCTCTTCAATGAAGAG GTTGCATTCCCTAGTTTGGAAACACTGACAATCTTCCACATGGAGAAGTTGAAAATCATATGGCACGATCAATTAGCTGAATATTCCTTTCTCAAGCTTCAATCTCTATTAGTTCAATATTGTGAAAATCTCGTGAACATCTTTCAATCTAATATGCTGACGAAATTCCAAAGCCTAAAAAGACTTTATGTATATGATTGTGGTTCACTACAAGAAGTGTTTGAACTTCAAAGGCACAATGTTAGAGAATCACATGTTGTGATAGCCATTCCATTGAAAAGATTGATATTGCAACGCCTACCGAAAATGAAGCATGTATGGAATAAGGACCCCCAAGGAATTTTCAGCTTTCAAAATCTACAAAAAATAAGTGTTTGGGAATGTGAGAGTTTGAAAAGTTTGTTCCCAGCATCTGTGGCTAGATGTCTCATGCAATTGGAAGATCTTCTGATAGTCAATTGTGGAGTGGAGGAAATTGTTTCGCGTGAAGATGTTGCAGAACCAGCGGCAAGATTTGTTTTCCCTAAAGTAACTGTCCTGGTACTTAGTCAATTGCCAAAACTCAAGTGGTTTTGCCGAGGGGTGCATACTTCAAAATGGCCATTGTTGAAAGAATTGATTGTGTGGATGTGA